Sequence from the Paenibacillus riograndensis SBR5 genome:
GACGTTTGTGAGTACGCATTTCAAACTGCTCACGGGAATCCTTGTACTTGTGTACCGCACGGAGAATAGTAATAACTTGTTTCTCAGTTGGCAACGGAATCGGCCCGGATACACCAGCACCCGAACGTTTTGCTGTTTCAACGATTTTCTCTGCGGATTGATCAAGAATTCTGTGGTCGTATGCTTTCAAGCGGATACGAATTTTTTGCTTTGCCATTTTAGTCCCTCCTTCTATCGCCCAATTTATTATCGGACATACTCCGTGAAAATTTTCTGACGTCGGCCTCATGGCAAAGGGGCCGGGTGTGTCAGTAACCTCTCACATCATCGCAACGTCTCAGAACAACATTTATTATTATATATAATAGGCGGTAACATTGCAAGTGAAAACAGAAAAACAGTGCATAATTTTTTCAGGCACTGTTTTCTTTCTATTATTATAGAAGTTATTGGGCAATGGACACTGTTATGGTTTAGAGATCATCTGTAGCTTTCTTAAAGTACTCCGCAGATGCCGCTGTTTGTGCTGTGCTTGATCCAATCCCTTCGATGGTCTGAATCAACACTTTAATCTCTTCTTCTACGGTCACTATCTCCTGTGTGCTAACCTGCATGGATTTCACAATGTCGCTGAAAAGCTGACTGGTCTCTATGGATTGAAGCCTGCCGCTTTGGGTCAGCTCCTGCACTTTCCGGATTTCCTCAACGACCTGCCTCGTGAGACTCCCTGATTGCTCTGTCAGCTCCCCAATTCGCACAACTGTATTCTTCGTATCCTCCGCCAGGCGGCTTACCTCTCCGGCAACTACACTGAAGCCTTTGCCATGCTCACCTGCCCGTGCTGCTTCGATGGTGGCGTTAAGCGACAATATTTTAGTCTGATCAGCTATATCCTGGACTGCAGCCACAATCTTTTGAATCT
This genomic interval carries:
- the rpsJ gene encoding 30S ribosomal protein S10, producing the protein MAKQKIRIRLKAYDHRILDQSAEKIVETAKRSGAGVSGPIPLPTEKQVITILRAVHKYKDSREQFEMRTHKRLIDIVNPTPQTVDALMRLDLPSGVDIEIKL